GCAATAGAAAACGCAAAAGCCACGGAGAAACCGACATACCCCATATACAACAACGGCGGGTGGAAAATCAGGCCAATATCCTGCAACAGCGGGTTCAGGTCGCGCCCTTCAATCGGGTAATCCGGCAGCGTGCGGGTGAAAGGATTCGAGGTGAAAATGATAAACAGCAGGAAACCAAAGTTAATCATCCCCATCACCGCCAGCACGCGAGCCACCGCGTCTTGCGGCATACTGCGGCTAAACAGCGCCACGGCAAAGGTCCAGGCACTCAGCAACAACACCCACAGCAGCAATGAGCCTTCATGAGCGCCCCAGGTCGCAGCCACGCGATACCAGACCGGCAACTCGGTATTTGAGTTATTGGCGACATACAGCACCGTGAAATCATTCACAACGAAGGCGTTGACCAGCACCAGGAAACTGGCGCACAGCGTGATAAACAGCGCCCATGCCAAAGGACGGGCGGAAGCCATTAATCGCGAGTCACTTCGCTTCACGCCCCACAACGGGTAAACACTGAGTAACAATGACCAGCCAAGCGCCAGACAAAGCAAAAAACTGCCTGTTTCAGGCATCATGAGGCGTTATCCTTATAGACCTGCGGCGCACGTTTATGGTTTTTATCCATCGCCTCTTTTACTTCCGGCGGGGTGTAATTTTCATCATGCTTCGCCAGTACTTCTTTGGCTTCAATCTTATTCCCCTCTTCAAATACGCCTTGCGCCACCACGCCCTGCCCCTCGCGGAACAGGTCAGGCAAAATACCGACGTAGCTGACATCAACCACGCCGCTGGCGTCGTAAATTCTGAAGGTCACTTTCAGGGTTTGGTTATCACGCTTCACGCTGCCCGGTTGAACCATGCCGCCGACGCGTAAACGCTGGCCGGGTTCCGGCAATTGGTGGCTTTCCCCTTTGCCATACAGGATTTCACTCGGGGTATAGAACAGGTCGATATTGCTGCGCAGCGCATACAACACCAGAGTGAGGGTTAACCCCAGACCCACCAGCACCGCCAGCGCCAGATACAGCCGATTTTTACGACGAGTATTCATTCAGTTCCCTCTGCTTGTCGTGCCGCCTGAATACGTCTTTCCCGCGCTTTTTGACGCGTGACCGCGTGTAAAATGGCGCGGCGTTGCCAACGGGTGTACAACACCAGGGCCAGCAAGGGAATGAAGGTCAGCGCAACGGCCAGCCAAACGTAAAACGCATAGCCGCCCATGGCAAAAAAATCATTCCAGTTTAAAAATGCGCGCGTCATGCCTCTCTCCCTTTATTGGCAAGCTCCATCACCCACGGGCGACGCTGTTCCTGAAGAAGAATAAGATTGCGCAGCCGCATCAGCGTCAGCGTGGCAAACAGCATCAGAAAACCGAAGATAGTCAGACGCAGCGGGGTGCGCATTGAAGGGTCGATGCTTTGCTGCATATTGGTGGAACCCTGATGCAGCGTATTCCACCACTCCACGGAGAAATGGATAATCGGTAAATTCACCACGCCCACCAGCACCAGAATGCCCGCCGCACGACCGGCCAGGCGTTTGTCATCAAAAGCGTTGTACAGCGCAATCACGCCGATATAGAGAAACAGCAGCACCAGCTCGGACGTCAGACGCGCGTCCCACACCCACCAGGTTCCCCACATCGGTTTGCCCCACGCCGACCCGGTAACCAGCGCGATAAAGGTAAACACCGCCCCGACAGGAGCCATCGCCGCCACGGCG
This genomic window from Buttiauxella gaviniae contains:
- the ccmE gene encoding cytochrome c maturation protein CcmE; the protein is MNTRRKNRLYLALAVLVGLGLTLTLVLYALRSNIDLFYTPSEILYGKGESHQLPEPGQRLRVGGMVQPGSVKRDNQTLKVTFRIYDASGVVDVSYVGILPDLFREGQGVVAQGVFEEGNKIEAKEVLAKHDENYTPPEVKEAMDKNHKRAPQVYKDNAS
- the ccmD gene encoding heme exporter protein CcmD, which translates into the protein MTRAFLNWNDFFAMGGYAFYVWLAVALTFIPLLALVLYTRWQRRAILHAVTRQKARERRIQAARQAEGTE
- a CDS encoding heme ABC transporter permease, translating into MWKWLHQLAKPERLYQICGLFVPWFALISAGLLVAGCVWGFGFAPADYQQGQSYRIMYLHVPAAIWSMGIYGSMAVAAFIGLVWQMKMSDLAVAAMAPVGAVFTFIALVTGSAWGKPMWGTWWVWDARLTSELVLLFLYIGVIALYNAFDDKRLAGRAAGILVLVGVVNLPIIHFSVEWWNTLHQGSTNMQQSIDPSMRTPLRLTIFGFLMLFATLTLMRLRNLILLQEQRRPWVMELANKGREA